Part of the Spirochaetota bacterium genome is shown below.
CGAGGCCGTTTCCTTTTTTTCGAAATCCTCGATTATCTCCCTGTCCCTGATATCCTCATACAGCTCCCACAGCGATTTTTTTATCAGGGTCGAAGCGTCGCAATTGTAGTGCTTTTTTAAGAGGCGTAGCAGCTTTTTCTCTCTGGGATTGAACCTGATGGTTAACACAGGAATGCAATTCCTCCTCACATTGATGCACACGACTATACAGGATGATAATACTCGGCTCTCTCAGGGCATTTCAGAAGGGATTTAATTTCTACAAAGGATGCCCCACGTACCAAGAGTTCAACTATGTCAACGGTCTTACCTACATCAAACATATTCGGTTTGCCATATGTAAAGAGAGATATCCCTAAATCCTTAAGAATCGGTCTAAGAAGCTGGACATAGTGATCTCTCGGACAGCCGCCGGAATAGAATACAAGGATGTCGTATGATGAAGAACCCAGGAGTCTGGGAATTGTTTGCCGCCAGTTAGTCCTAACATCATTCAGCCCTTTTTCGATGTGTAAATCATAAGGTGATATAACGTCATCCGGATTGACCATTCCGTGCCCGGTGGTAAGAATTACAAACCTGCAGCCCAATTTATTCGAAGCATTCCTGAGAGTTCCAATCCATTTTGCGCCGGGGAAGAAATAACCCGCTTCGACGTCGTATTCCCCTTGCGAGTTCGGACTTGCATCGGCTGAGCACAATACAATCCTGCTCAACGGACATGGGCCAATAATTATAGCACCATCTGGCACCGCCATACCATGTACCTCCTGCTACAACCCAATTGAACGACACGAAGCATGATTACGACAGAATGCAGCATACGTCCCTACCAAGTACGATTCCAACAAGTGCTAACCGATATAATTTACTACTCAACTACCTTACAAAAACTTTTATTTGTTACGGTCAATCCGTAGTTCTGGAATAGCACGTCAAGAAAATGCACTGCCAATTTTGAAATGTTTGTAGATGATCCGGTACTATATATTTCCCCCTGTCAGATTATCTCGACCTTTTCCGGAATTTTCGATTTCTTAATGTCGACTAATGCAATTTTGAAGAAGCGCGGATATGTTGTAGACGATTCAACCTTTTGGCCTCCCCATACAAAATCCGGACTGCTACTCACATGCGTGCGTCCAGAACCAAAGGAATATTTATACAATACTGCAACACTTGCATCCGCTAATGATGATGCCTTTTTATATCCATGCTTGGACATTTGCGCTTCAATTAGGCTGGAAATGTTACGCACTGTTAGACTTAATGAATCCTGTGGAATTACTATGAAAAGAGACTGTTGTGGAGGATTCCCGTAGGTTGCCGTACTGACCGTATCCTGCAACGTCGCAACGCAACCTACAACTCCAAACAGTAAAGCAAGTGCACCAATTGATTTTAGCCGCATACACCTTACCTCTCGTATCCCGGCTTTGCTGCTATCGGACAACACAAGATTATAACAGAAAGTCATGAATCTGTCAATTGATATATTGCGATATCCGGGGGGATCATCCTAAGACCTAATGTCATCATGAAGCGAGTGACACATATATTGCTTGAGTCGAAATTCATGATATATATTTAAGATTCCGCAACAATAAAGCCAAGGCATCTGTTAAAATGGTAAACCGGCTGAAAGTTTAGAATACATCTCGATCTAAAGATCCTTCCCCCGCCGAACTCCGCCACGCGTACAGCGCGATCGAGGCCGCGACGGCCGCGTTGAGCGATTCCACGCCGCCCTCCATGGGGATGGATACGGCGTTCGCCCGGAGCGCGTCGGGAAGCCCCGGGCCCTCCACGCCCGCAAGCAGCGCGAAGCCCCTCGGAAAGCGGAAACCGGCGACCGGTTCACCGGCCCTGTCGAGCGCCACCAGCTCGAAGCCCTTCTCCTCCCTGAAACGCGCAAGCTCGCCGATGGAAGGCCCCCGGAAGACGGGCACGCCGAACACCGCCCCTCCCGAGGCGCGCACGCAGCGCGGATGAAAGGGGTTCACCGCCTCGCGCAGCATCACCACGCGCTCCACTCCGAAGGCCGCCGCCGTACGGATAACCGCGCCCGCGTTCGCCGGATCCTGAAAGGGCACCAGCAGTGTGCATCCTTCGACGGCCGAGCCGTCCCACTCGCCGATTTCAGGCACGCGCATGAAGAGGAGCGGCCCGCCCGTGGCCGACACGTCGACCTCGTTGTAGAGCGATTTTTTCAGTATATACAGCTTCCCCTCCCCGGCGAACGCGGCGACGAGCGCGTTGACCGCATCGTCGTCCTCCCGCAATCCGTCGAAGAGCACGAGCGACTCGCAGAGACCCGGAAGCCGCGCCGCCGCTTCCAGCACCAGCTTCCTGCCGCCGACGATCGTGCGCTCGGTCTTTTTCACCGAAGCGCCCGAGGCGGTCTTTTTCATCGCCTTGAACGCGGCGTTGTCGGCCGAGGTGATCGCCGTGCCGGCCATGCCCTCGGCGCGGGTGAGGATGCGGTAGGTGACGGTACGCACCGCCGAGGTCTTCTCGAAGACGAGAAGCCGGCGGCGGTGCGGCGTGCCCGGTATGGAATAGTCCTTTCGTTCGAGCTCGCGGAAATCGTCCATGCCGGCGATGGAATCCGCGCCCGGCTCGTCGTCGGCCGACGGGCCCTTCATGAGGATGACCCGAGCGCCGAGCGGCAGGAAGTGGCGCACCCGGCCCATCGTATCGCGCGCCGATTCGAGCGCGCGCGTAACGACCGCGTTCGCCTCGAAGAAGGAGTGCGGCCCCACCAGGTGCGGGTACACCGACACATCCTTCAACTCAAGCTCGGCGATCGCCATGCGGAGAAACTCGACCCGCCTGTGGCGCGGCTCGGCGAGGATGATGCGAAGGTCCGGCTTCATGATTTTAAGCGGGATGCCGGGAAAGCCCGCGCCGGTGCCGATGTCCACGACCGGCGACGGGATGTCGGCGAGCGAGGCGAGGAGCGCGCAGTCGATGAAGTGCTTGACGACGATGTCCTCGAAGCGCCTGAGGCGCGAGAGGTCGAGCTCGTCGTTGTAGCGCTCGAGCAGGTCGTAGAAGCGCGCGAAGAGGTCCGTCTGCCGCTCGTCCACATACAGGCCCGACGCGGCGAAAAGCTCGAGCATGCGCGATGTTTCGGCCGGTTTCATTCGATTTGTTTCCCGTACGCGGTACGGGAAGGATTTCAGCGGGTACGGGCGCGTTCGTCAAGTGGGAAACGGCGTCAGGAAGGCGCGAAGGCGCGGAATCGAATCCGCGCCTTCGCGCCGAGGCGAAAAAGATT
Proteins encoded:
- a CDS encoding DUF6290 family protein is translated as MLTIRFNPREKKLLRLLKKHYNCDASTLIKKSLWELYEDIRDREIIEDFEKKETASQTGFIQITEILP
- the rsmG gene encoding 16S rRNA (guanine(527)-N(7))-methyltransferase RsmG, whose amino-acid sequence is MKPAETSRMLELFAASGLYVDERQTDLFARFYDLLERYNDELDLSRLRRFEDIVVKHFIDCALLASLADIPSPVVDIGTGAGFPGIPLKIMKPDLRIILAEPRHRRVEFLRMAIAELELKDVSVYPHLVGPHSFFEANAVVTRALESARDTMGRVRHFLPLGARVILMKGPSADDEPGADSIAGMDDFRELERKDYSIPGTPHRRRLLVFEKTSAVRTVTYRILTRAEGMAGTAITSADNAAFKAMKKTASGASVKKTERTIVGGRKLVLEAAARLPGLCESLVLFDGLREDDDAVNALVAAFAGEGKLYILKKSLYNEVDVSATGGPLLFMRVPEIGEWDGSAVEGCTLLVPFQDPANAGAVIRTAAAFGVERVVMLREAVNPFHPRCVRASGGAVFGVPVFRGPSIGELARFREEKGFELVALDRAGEPVAGFRFPRGFALLAGVEGPGLPDALRANAVSIPMEGGVESLNAAVAASIALYAWRSSAGEGSLDRDVF